Proteins encoded in a region of the Altererythrobacter ishigakiensis genome:
- a CDS encoding disulfide bond formation protein B, with protein sequence MDHSQAEKPADLFAQHLALSIPALLLGGAYLSQYGFGLYPCEMCWWQRYPHFAALALAFMSFFAPPRSLWIALAGLSIFISGAIGGFHAGVEYGWWEGLTSCSSAVPADVDPMEAIMSAPIIRCDASPWDLFGISLAGWNFLISCGTGVLIWALLAKSSKAS encoded by the coding sequence ATGGACCACTCGCAAGCGGAAAAACCCGCCGACCTTTTCGCACAACACCTGGCGCTGAGCATTCCCGCTTTGTTGCTGGGCGGTGCCTACCTCTCTCAATACGGCTTCGGTCTTTATCCATGCGAGATGTGCTGGTGGCAGCGCTACCCGCACTTTGCCGCCCTGGCCCTCGCATTTATGTCATTCTTCGCGCCGCCCCGCAGCCTTTGGATCGCACTGGCGGGCCTTTCGATCTTTATCTCGGGCGCTATTGGCGGTTTTCATGCAGGCGTCGAATACGGTTGGTGGGAGGGCCTCACCTCTTGTTCAAGTGCAGTGCCTGCAGATGTTGATCCGATGGAAGCAATCATGAGCGCGCCGATCATCCGCTGTGACGCATCGCCATGGGACCTTTTCGGAATTTCACTGGCAGGTTGGAATTTTCTGATCTCATGCGGAACCGGCGTTCTGATCTGGGCGCTTCTGGCAAAGAGCAGCAAGGCATCTTAA
- a CDS encoding class I SAM-dependent methyltransferase — MRLERDSPKVQSERETKIEELLACPMCGGMMKVSSEESKCAGKCRRQFRNVMGQPVLIDFSNSLVSELALFQRKGGSVLRRGGLPKLLSRILSGGNPVAARFAARLDADLRGLSNPRLLVIGGGEKGKGTDAIYSSDHLELFGTDIYASELTHVVADAHKLPFANEAFDAVWIQAVLEHVLEPKQVVSEIKRILKPGGVIFADTPFLWPVHEGAYDFTRWTMNGYRWLLRDFDEIESGYSSGAGQNLLLAIRYAIRAWTGSGALALCFTLPFFWLRFLDRFGPKRSQLDAAAGIYFYGRLSENPLVAQALPRYYENQLSSTNKLSSCSPN, encoded by the coding sequence ATGCGTCTGGAAAGGGATAGCCCTAAAGTGCAATCAGAAAGAGAGACAAAGATCGAAGAGCTGTTGGCCTGCCCCATGTGCGGCGGCATGATGAAAGTATCCAGCGAAGAGTCAAAGTGCGCTGGTAAATGTCGGCGGCAATTTCGAAACGTGATGGGGCAGCCTGTCCTAATTGACTTTTCAAATAGCCTTGTCAGCGAGCTGGCTCTATTTCAGCGCAAAGGCGGATCGGTATTAAGGCGCGGTGGATTGCCAAAATTGCTGAGTCGAATTTTGTCGGGTGGGAATCCTGTTGCTGCTAGATTCGCCGCTCGGCTGGACGCGGATCTCCGCGGCCTGTCGAACCCCAGATTGCTGGTTATTGGTGGTGGGGAAAAGGGGAAGGGCACAGACGCTATCTATAGCTCGGATCATTTAGAGCTATTTGGGACGGATATTTATGCCTCAGAACTGACTCACGTTGTCGCTGATGCGCATAAACTTCCTTTTGCGAACGAAGCTTTTGATGCAGTTTGGATACAGGCCGTCCTCGAGCACGTTCTCGAACCGAAGCAAGTAGTCTCCGAAATCAAGCGCATTCTAAAACCTGGCGGCGTGATCTTTGCCGACACCCCGTTTCTGTGGCCCGTACACGAGGGCGCCTATGACTTCACGCGGTGGACGATGAACGGTTACCGCTGGTTGCTTAGAGACTTCGATGAAATCGAAAGCGGCTATTCGAGCGGTGCTGGCCAAAACTTGCTCCTGGCCATTCGGTACGCGATACGCGCTTGGACGGGGAGCGGGGCCCTCGCGCTTTGTTTTACCTTACCATTCTTCTGGCTGCGATTTTTGGATCGCTTCGGCCCCAAAAGATCTCAACTCGACGCGGCAGCTGGCATCTATTTCTATGGTCGCCTTTCTGAAAACCCTCTGGTGGCTCAAGCCTTGCCCAGGTACTACGAAAACCAATTGAGCTCGACGAACAAATTGTCGTCCTGTAGCCCTAACTGA
- a CDS encoding NAD-dependent epimerase: MTVLITGSAGFIGFHLSEVLLQAGNRVIGYDGMTSYYDVRLKERRHQLLSQHEQFRREEGMLEDYDRLRAIALEEQPDVIVHLAAQAGVRYSLENPRAYVDANLVGTFNVIEVARELSVAHLLMASTSSVYGANEKIPFAETDKADAPMTLYAATKKANEAMAHSYAHLHGIPTTMFRFFTVYGPWGRPDMALFKFTKGVLEGTPIDVYNDGNMHRDFTYVTDLVRGIELLIDQPPEAPSARGRAIEGDSLSPNAPHRVVNIGNGDKVRLLDFIEAIEAACERKAIKNFMPMQRGDVPATWADNSLLRALTGYTPETEVREGVQKFVDWYREYYSV; this comes from the coding sequence ATGACAGTTCTTATCACTGGCTCTGCAGGGTTTATCGGTTTTCATTTGAGCGAAGTTTTGCTTCAAGCGGGAAACCGCGTCATCGGTTATGATGGCATGACATCATATTACGATGTGAGGCTCAAAGAGCGTCGCCACCAATTGCTCTCACAGCACGAACAGTTTCGACGTGAAGAGGGTATGCTCGAAGACTATGATCGATTGCGTGCCATCGCGCTTGAGGAACAGCCCGATGTCATCGTCCATCTCGCTGCGCAAGCCGGCGTCAGATACAGCCTGGAAAACCCGCGCGCCTATGTTGACGCCAATTTGGTCGGCACCTTCAACGTGATCGAAGTGGCGCGCGAACTTTCAGTCGCGCATCTGCTGATGGCATCGACCAGTTCGGTTTACGGCGCCAACGAGAAAATCCCTTTTGCGGAAACCGACAAAGCCGATGCGCCAATGACGCTTTATGCAGCGACCAAGAAAGCAAACGAAGCTATGGCGCATAGCTACGCGCATTTGCATGGCATCCCCACCACCATGTTTCGCTTTTTTACAGTCTACGGACCTTGGGGAAGACCCGACATGGCGCTATTCAAATTCACCAAGGGGGTTCTCGAGGGCACGCCGATCGACGTATATAACGACGGGAATATGCACCGAGACTTCACCTATGTAACCGATCTGGTGCGCGGTATCGAACTGTTGATCGATCAACCGCCCGAGGCCCCTAGCGCCCGCGGCCGGGCAATCGAAGGCGACAGCCTATCTCCCAATGCACCCCATCGTGTGGTCAATATCGGTAATGGCGACAAAGTCAGGCTGCTCGATTTCATCGAGGCTATCGAGGCGGCATGCGAGCGCAAAGCCATCAAGAATTTCATGCCCATGCAAAGGGGGGACGTGCCGGCCACATGGGCGGATAATTCGCTTCTGCGGGCGTTAACCGGCTACACTCCGGAAACTGAAGTGCGCGAGGGCGTGCAAAAATTCGTCGACTGGTACCGCGAGTATTATTCTGTCTAG
- a CDS encoding sugar transferase — protein MIAIFLDLVAIATAYIVASIVYLADIDAELLVRSLAAIIPIFFLFALATQSYPANILLDGYRSAWRAASALVWASLLMLLIFFFLKISDEFSRVVLALGTVFSAILISATRMNVARSAAQALSSKPFAHLYLFDDVPVSSLETEESLKTGDIGLEPMPDSPAMQDLLGRLARGLDGIVVHCSPEKREQWAFMLKSLDVRTEIVVPELSALNPLMIESRQGEASLVLGSGQLSWSQRAVKRCFDLIVTISLLPALGTLAIMIAVLIKLDSKGPVLFKQDRIGLSNRKFKILKFRTMRIDMLDAEAKTLTKRDDPRVTRLGSFLRKTSLDELPQFLNVLMGDMSIVGPRPHAEAARAGGSLYWEVDQSYWHRHVVKPGITGLAQIRGYRGNTLDEKHLQDRLNADLEYVSNWSVTNDLVIILRTLGVVVHRNAF, from the coding sequence ATGATCGCGATCTTTCTCGACTTGGTTGCTATTGCAACGGCGTACATCGTGGCTAGCATTGTGTACTTAGCAGACATTGACGCAGAGCTACTTGTCCGAAGCTTGGCTGCGATAATCCCGATCTTCTTTCTGTTCGCCCTTGCGACGCAGAGCTACCCCGCGAACATACTATTGGACGGCTACCGCAGCGCGTGGCGCGCCGCCTCCGCCCTCGTCTGGGCCTCACTCTTGATGCTCTTGATTTTCTTCTTTCTCAAGATCAGCGATGAATTCTCTCGGGTAGTGCTGGCTCTAGGGACTGTATTTTCTGCCATTCTTATCAGCGCTACTCGGATGAACGTGGCTCGGTCGGCAGCACAGGCGCTAAGCTCCAAGCCCTTTGCGCACCTCTATCTCTTTGATGACGTTCCAGTTTCTTCGCTTGAGACCGAAGAGTCATTGAAAACCGGCGATATCGGATTGGAGCCAATGCCGGACAGCCCCGCTATGCAGGATCTATTGGGGCGCCTAGCGCGGGGTCTTGACGGTATCGTAGTTCATTGCTCGCCGGAGAAGCGCGAGCAATGGGCTTTTATGCTTAAGTCACTCGACGTGCGTACAGAAATTGTGGTGCCAGAACTGAGCGCATTGAACCCGTTGATGATCGAAAGTCGACAAGGGGAAGCCAGCCTCGTCCTTGGTAGCGGACAGCTTTCCTGGAGCCAGCGAGCGGTCAAACGCTGCTTCGATCTGATTGTTACCATCTCACTGTTGCCGGCTCTGGGCACATTAGCGATCATGATTGCCGTATTGATCAAATTAGATAGCAAGGGGCCGGTCTTGTTCAAGCAGGACAGAATCGGACTTAGCAACCGCAAATTCAAGATCCTGAAGTTCAGGACAATGCGAATCGATATGCTCGATGCAGAAGCCAAGACTCTTACGAAACGCGACGACCCAAGAGTAACGCGCCTGGGGAGTTTCCTGCGTAAAACCAGCCTTGATGAGTTACCGCAATTTCTGAATGTTCTGATGGGAGATATGAGTATTGTTGGCCCTCGCCCGCATGCAGAGGCCGCGAGAGCCGGCGGCTCACTTTACTGGGAGGTCGATCAATCTTATTGGCACCGACATGTGGTTAAACCTGGGATCACCGGGCTAGCGCAGATACGCGGGTACCGAGGGAATACGCTTGATGAGAAGCACCTTCAGGACCGGCTGAACGCCGACTTGGAATACGTGTCAAACTGGTCGGTGACAAATGACCTAGTGATTATCTTGCGCACATTGGGCGTCGTCGTACACCGGAATGCTTTTTGA
- a CDS encoding methyltransferase domain-containing protein — protein sequence MATLRLGGLVLEKQKFCSACSKPIVGFFRYGGVREWGCPLCQASPRERLVNFLLSKGQLSIPKGASVLHVAPGEPSLVDRFRAKSTNYIPADLSPELYPVPSIKRIDLMEPFGIEEFDIFYASHVLEHVPDDAIVLANIFNALKPGGEAWLIVPLWEKPTEDGDLGMPPKVREELFGQWDHVRQYGRDIVSRLRAAGFDVELFESSDLGDQDIGRFGLGETLFRATRPCS from the coding sequence TTGGCCACATTGCGCCTCGGTGGGCTCGTCCTTGAAAAGCAAAAGTTCTGCTCGGCATGTTCGAAGCCCATAGTTGGCTTCTTTCGATATGGCGGCGTTCGTGAATGGGGGTGTCCGCTATGTCAGGCGTCTCCTCGGGAACGACTGGTGAATTTCCTTCTTAGCAAGGGCCAACTTTCGATACCCAAAGGAGCATCGGTCCTGCACGTCGCGCCTGGTGAGCCAAGTCTCGTCGACAGGTTTCGCGCTAAATCTACAAACTATATTCCGGCCGACCTCTCCCCCGAACTCTATCCGGTACCGTCGATCAAGCGGATTGATCTGATGGAGCCATTCGGCATTGAAGAGTTCGATATTTTCTATGCAAGCCATGTTCTTGAACACGTTCCGGATGACGCAATTGTGCTTGCCAACATATTCAATGCGCTAAAACCTGGAGGCGAAGCCTGGTTGATAGTGCCGCTCTGGGAAAAGCCTACTGAGGACGGCGATTTAGGAATGCCCCCCAAGGTCAGAGAGGAGCTATTTGGGCAATGGGACCATGTTAGGCAGTATGGCCGCGACATCGTCAGTCGTTTGAGAGCCGCCGGCTTCGATGTCGAGTTATTCGAAAGTAGCGATCTGGGTGATCAAGATATAGGAAGATTTGGACTGGGCGAAACCCTGTTTCGTGCCACGCGTCCCTGCTCCTAG
- a CDS encoding demethoxyubiquinone hydroxylase family protein, translating into MTKDEMHRMIRVDQAGEFGATRIYEGQLAVMGERGPHAQEIVHMAEQEKVHREKFDALMAERGVRPTALQPFWSVAGYALGAGTALLGPEAAMACTAAVEEEIDKHYSEQLDRLAETGEDPELAEMIHQFREEEREHRDTALEHGAEKAPAYPLLSGAIRLGCRAAIKLAERI; encoded by the coding sequence ATGACTAAAGACGAAATGCATCGCATGATCCGTGTTGACCAAGCTGGTGAGTTTGGTGCGACCCGGATCTATGAAGGCCAACTGGCGGTAATGGGTGAACGCGGACCGCACGCTCAGGAAATCGTCCATATGGCGGAACAGGAAAAGGTTCATCGCGAGAAGTTCGATGCTCTCATGGCAGAGCGCGGTGTTCGCCCCACCGCGCTGCAACCGTTCTGGTCTGTAGCAGGCTACGCATTGGGTGCGGGAACGGCATTGCTGGGCCCGGAAGCAGCCATGGCGTGTACCGCGGCTGTCGAAGAAGAGATCGACAAGCATTATTCGGAGCAGCTTGATCGATTGGCGGAGACCGGTGAAGATCCTGAGCTCGCCGAGATGATACATCAATTTCGCGAGGAAGAGCGCGAGCACCGCGATACCGCGCTGGAGCATGGCGCAGAGAAAGCTCCCGCATATCCATTGCTGTCTGGCGCCATCCGGCTGGGTTGTCGCGCGGCGATCAAGCTGGCTGAACGCATTTGA
- a CDS encoding O-antigen ligase family protein, whose amino-acid sequence MHGRELAGEIFDLLGTSSDWRGLSLVPRDTLFGFAMILPAAAAFLASITLDRSGRRQVVWAMIIVVMISLLVGLIQFGSNGSALDIYNSRHRGSFLGFFANRNHQGLLMAIGGVFAVAAIKERFDSHRLTIALAALAAIVFFTAAVGTLSRAGIGLTMLGLCITLFAIFKHDKLKWPYVAAGGFAAALALYFVTFSSTTQTALDRFSQIEENGRLEIWQKSSPLIEQYLPWGAGLGSYTSVYPVIERLQDVNPLYFNRIHNDYLEVLIEFGVPGLILLLLFAALYLRRILEGLRSSVDIGVFALPAAVSIGLVALHSIVDYPLRTQSHAVLFAMSCGFLFSLHRKRPSSNKSFSQSPVWSDRTVRLKAIGLTGGALAITALVFLVFYQKEGPDVVERSGVNQFVSEGEAMSTAQLSAAMRALNRQPLDQSLLNAIFASEVKRGLDDTRRRAYISTLSKMGWRNTPTQQNLLYEAAQRNDLEAALNHIDALLRRDKLVEQIMPLLTQIEVDPAGTRIMVDWLAQDPIWRERYFRFAEPLADPEVLDARLRLLRYMSDQNISVSRVERQATFYALFAAGRRKAIADLARSELPTERKSQLLFDPGFDQWLGEPSETRWATAPQDWRLTNKSGLSTQIISEEWGSRLVLRWSGRGAPTIARTMTFLIKGQRPELEVALSAGSQLRGLESLRFTLACPGEREVLFVRKMAGSVGSPGMDRRSAYYQAEAGAPCDYPELLIGGSPQSGDRRSDLSIDSIKLTLP is encoded by the coding sequence TTGCACGGTCGCGAACTTGCGGGCGAGATTTTCGATCTGCTTGGCACCTCGAGTGACTGGCGCGGGCTTTCTCTCGTCCCCCGGGACACCCTGTTCGGTTTTGCGATGATCTTGCCTGCCGCTGCAGCTTTTCTTGCCTCTATAACATTAGACCGAAGCGGACGCAGACAGGTCGTATGGGCGATGATAATCGTTGTAATGATTTCGCTGTTAGTCGGCCTGATCCAATTTGGGTCTAATGGCTCTGCACTTGATATATACAACTCTCGTCATCGCGGCAGCTTTCTGGGCTTTTTTGCGAATCGCAATCATCAAGGCCTACTCATGGCTATTGGGGGCGTATTTGCCGTCGCAGCCATCAAGGAACGCTTCGACAGTCATCGGCTAACAATTGCTCTCGCAGCTCTCGCAGCAATAGTCTTTTTCACAGCCGCTGTGGGAACGCTGTCGCGTGCCGGCATTGGCCTCACTATGCTTGGACTTTGTATCACGCTTTTTGCGATCTTTAAACACGACAAGCTAAAATGGCCCTACGTCGCTGCCGGTGGGTTCGCCGCAGCTTTAGCGCTCTACTTTGTGACCTTCAGCTCAACGACACAGACCGCACTCGATCGCTTCTCGCAAATCGAGGAAAACGGCCGTCTGGAGATCTGGCAGAAATCCTCGCCGCTCATCGAACAGTACCTACCTTGGGGTGCCGGTCTTGGGAGCTATACCAGCGTCTATCCTGTGATCGAACGGCTGCAAGACGTCAATCCGCTCTACTTCAATCGTATCCACAACGACTACCTCGAAGTCTTAATCGAATTTGGCGTGCCCGGATTGATCCTATTACTGCTTTTCGCCGCTCTCTATCTGAGGCGAATTTTGGAGGGGTTACGGAGCAGTGTTGACATAGGGGTATTCGCGCTACCGGCCGCAGTGAGCATTGGATTAGTCGCATTGCATTCAATAGTAGACTATCCGCTTCGCACGCAGAGCCACGCAGTCCTATTCGCCATGTCTTGCGGATTTCTATTTTCTCTCCATCGCAAGCGTCCGTCCTCTAATAAAAGCTTTAGCCAGTCACCGGTATGGAGCGATCGCACTGTCAGACTAAAGGCGATTGGCCTCACAGGCGGGGCGTTGGCGATAACCGCACTGGTATTTCTTGTATTTTATCAGAAAGAGGGTCCGGACGTAGTCGAACGCTCTGGTGTCAACCAGTTTGTTTCTGAGGGCGAGGCTATGAGCACTGCCCAACTTAGCGCCGCGATGCGGGCACTTAATCGCCAGCCGTTAGACCAGTCACTTCTCAATGCAATCTTTGCAAGCGAAGTGAAAAGAGGGCTAGATGACACTCGGCGCCGCGCTTATATTTCTACCCTCAGCAAGATGGGGTGGCGTAACACGCCAACCCAGCAGAACCTTTTGTATGAAGCGGCCCAGCGCAATGATCTCGAAGCCGCGCTAAATCACATCGATGCTCTCTTAAGACGGGACAAATTGGTCGAGCAGATCATGCCTCTGCTTACACAAATCGAAGTCGATCCCGCTGGAACAAGAATTATGGTCGATTGGCTAGCGCAGGATCCAATATGGCGTGAGCGCTACTTTCGCTTCGCCGAACCGCTTGCTGACCCAGAGGTTCTCGATGCGCGCCTGCGGCTTTTGCGATATATGTCTGACCAAAACATTTCGGTCAGCCGCGTCGAGAGGCAAGCGACGTTCTATGCCTTGTTTGCTGCAGGCCGGAGAAAAGCCATTGCAGATTTAGCCAGGTCTGAACTTCCTACAGAAAGGAAATCGCAGCTCCTCTTTGATCCGGGTTTCGATCAATGGCTCGGAGAGCCATCCGAAACTCGCTGGGCGACTGCACCCCAAGATTGGCGCCTGACGAACAAGTCGGGGCTTTCGACCCAAATTATTAGCGAAGAATGGGGCAGCCGCCTTGTCCTTCGCTGGAGCGGCCGTGGTGCGCCCACAATTGCACGAACCATGACTTTCTTGATCAAGGGCCAGCGACCTGAACTTGAGGTTGCGCTCAGCGCAGGCAGCCAGTTGCGCGGATTGGAATCTCTACGCTTCACCCTTGCCTGCCCTGGAGAGCGGGAAGTATTGTTTGTGCGCAAAATGGCTGGCTCAGTAGGTAGCCCGGGTATGGATCGCCGCTCCGCTTACTACCAAGCGGAAGCCGGGGCCCCATGCGACTATCCTGAACTCCTCATAGGCGGCAGCCCTCAGTCGGGCGATCGTCGTTCAGACCTCTCGATTGATTCGATCAAGCTAACCCTACCTTGA
- a CDS encoding class I mannose-6-phosphate isomerase, whose protein sequence is MSEAALLTRKAVAKPWGRTALPPPFDIAQSGTIGEIWFEHAGKPLDLLVKYLFTSEKLSIQVHPSDELAAVKGLPSGKEECWLVLDAEPGAVLGIGTLEPLSSDELRTAALDGSIEHMIDWKPATRGDFYYIPAGTVHAIGAGVTLVEVQQNSDITYRLFDYGRPRELHLDNGVEAASAAPYPDKLGAKIDLTVVQQLVAGPKFDLWLGHGWPSRGLTGELAHLVPLTGSVTADGVTARAGECLICSPCSELRIGHDAQLLIAQARCDNRGANA, encoded by the coding sequence ATGAGCGAAGCAGCGCTCCTAACTCGCAAGGCCGTCGCAAAGCCTTGGGGGCGTACTGCTCTGCCTCCTCCATTTGATATCGCACAATCTGGAACAATTGGCGAAATTTGGTTTGAACACGCAGGCAAGCCGCTCGACTTGCTAGTCAAATACCTTTTCACCAGCGAGAAGCTCTCAATACAGGTTCATCCATCCGATGAACTGGCTGCCGTCAAGGGCTTGCCTTCAGGTAAGGAAGAATGCTGGTTGGTGCTCGATGCTGAGCCAGGTGCAGTGCTGGGAATTGGAACGCTCGAGCCGCTATCCTCTGATGAGCTGCGCACTGCAGCGCTCGACGGCTCCATTGAACACATGATCGACTGGAAACCTGCAACTCGTGGAGATTTCTATTACATCCCCGCCGGAACTGTGCATGCGATCGGAGCGGGTGTCACCCTGGTTGAAGTGCAACAGAACTCCGACATCACTTATCGATTGTTCGATTATGGCCGGCCTCGCGAACTCCATTTGGACAACGGCGTTGAGGCCGCATCGGCCGCACCCTATCCGGACAAGTTGGGAGCAAAGATTGATCTTACTGTTGTGCAGCAACTTGTCGCTGGGCCCAAATTTGACTTATGGCTGGGCCATGGTTGGCCGTCACGGGGGCTGACCGGAGAATTGGCGCATTTGGTCCCGCTCACCGGTTCAGTCACTGCGGACGGAGTGACCGCTCGGGCTGGCGAATGTCTGATCTGTTCACCCTGCTCCGAACTTCGGATAGGGCACGACGCCCAGCTTTTAATTGCGCAAGCGCGCTGCGACAATCGAGGCGCAAATGCCTGA
- the galE gene encoding UDP-glucose 4-epimerase GalE, which produces MRVFVTGGAGYIGSHTILELLRAGHEVHSCDNYCNSSPEALRRVRRLANADLGEANIDVRDCEKLTQVLANFLPEVVIHFAGLKAVGASAEEPLNYYDNNVSGTLSLLKAMDGAGCEKIVFSSSATVYGAPRYLPYDEAHPLAPANTYGRTKLMAEQVINDWHGSTPGSSAALLRYFNPVGAHPSGEIGEDPNGVPDNLMPYIAQVAVGRRLSLSIFGNDYDTRDGTGERDYIHVVDLARAHVAAIDFVSATAVCEAFNIGTGTAYSVKEVVKGFEAASSRTIPVEVAPRRAGDLASYYADPSKALDRLGWRAEYGLEDICGSTWAWQSRNPQGYQ; this is translated from the coding sequence ATGAGGGTTTTTGTCACGGGCGGTGCGGGCTATATTGGAAGCCACACCATTCTCGAGCTGCTGCGCGCAGGTCATGAAGTGCACTCCTGCGACAACTACTGCAATAGCTCCCCTGAGGCGCTTCGCCGTGTTCGGCGGCTTGCAAATGCGGATCTAGGCGAAGCCAATATTGATGTGCGGGACTGCGAGAAACTGACGCAGGTTCTTGCGAATTTCTTGCCAGAGGTCGTCATCCATTTTGCAGGACTAAAAGCGGTCGGCGCCTCAGCAGAGGAGCCGCTCAACTATTACGACAACAATGTCTCCGGGACGCTGAGCCTTCTGAAGGCGATGGACGGCGCCGGTTGCGAAAAGATTGTCTTCTCTTCCTCGGCGACCGTCTACGGTGCGCCAAGGTACTTGCCTTACGACGAGGCCCATCCGCTCGCTCCAGCCAATACCTATGGGCGCACCAAGCTCATGGCGGAACAGGTCATCAATGACTGGCATGGCTCGACGCCTGGCTCATCAGCCGCGCTGTTGCGCTACTTTAACCCGGTGGGAGCGCATCCGTCAGGCGAGATTGGAGAGGATCCCAACGGCGTTCCCGACAATCTGATGCCATATATCGCGCAGGTGGCCGTCGGCAGGCGTCTTAGCCTCAGTATATTTGGCAATGATTATGATACGCGTGATGGGACAGGCGAGCGCGACTATATCCACGTGGTTGATCTTGCCCGCGCGCACGTCGCTGCGATAGATTTTGTATCTGCAACTGCGGTCTGCGAAGCCTTCAATATTGGTACCGGTACGGCCTATTCGGTGAAGGAAGTCGTCAAGGGATTCGAGGCTGCCTCTTCGAGGACCATCCCGGTCGAGGTTGCGCCGCGCCGAGCTGGAGACCTTGCAAGCTATTATGCCGATCCGAGCAAAGCCCTGGATCGCCTAGGCTGGCGGGCTGAATATGGCCTTGAAGATATCTGCGGATCAACTTGGGCTTGGCAATCGCGCAATCCTCAAGGGTATCAATAG
- a CDS encoding mannose-1-phosphate guanylyltransferase, with amino-acid sequence MPDRITPLVLSGGSGTRLWPLSTPERPKQFLRLYGDETMIAQTLRRAEGRDMFAPPIIVGAARHKPLHLEALAEVGVEGGVVILEPCARNTAPAIALGAMEAGDDALVLVMPSDHVIRDVQTFHAAIERALPAAKEGWLVTFGIEPTGPETGFGYMQVGDALTGMNGVFRSQGFTEKPDLARAQAMLSSGDYYWNAGIFLFRVDTFLSVLEQLQSEMFAAVKAAMARAKRQGAIIMPDQGEFALSPPNSIDYAVMEHAPEVAVVPVSCGWSDVGSWDALADISSTDEEGNVFFGETNALDCSGTFTNADGMRINAVGLRDMIIVAAGGEILIMPRGASQRVKDLLS; translated from the coding sequence ATGCCTGATAGGATCACCCCTCTTGTGCTGTCAGGCGGCTCCGGAACACGTCTTTGGCCGCTTTCGACTCCCGAGCGCCCCAAGCAATTTCTACGCCTATATGGTGATGAGACTATGATCGCTCAGACGCTGCGACGGGCGGAGGGTCGCGATATGTTTGCGCCACCAATTATTGTTGGCGCGGCGCGGCACAAACCTCTTCATCTCGAGGCTCTTGCTGAGGTAGGGGTGGAGGGTGGTGTAGTCATTCTGGAGCCGTGTGCCCGCAACACCGCTCCCGCCATTGCCTTGGGCGCGATGGAAGCAGGTGATGACGCTCTTGTACTTGTGATGCCCAGCGACCATGTCATTCGGGACGTCCAAACCTTCCATGCGGCTATCGAACGGGCGTTGCCTGCTGCAAAAGAAGGGTGGTTGGTGACTTTCGGAATTGAGCCCACCGGCCCCGAAACGGGCTTTGGATATATGCAGGTAGGTGATGCGCTCACCGGTATGAATGGCGTTTTCCGATCCCAAGGTTTTACCGAGAAGCCCGACCTAGCGCGGGCGCAGGCTATGTTGTCTTCTGGCGATTATTATTGGAACGCTGGCATCTTCCTCTTTCGAGTTGATACGTTTCTTTCTGTCCTCGAACAATTGCAGTCGGAAATGTTTGCCGCTGTCAAGGCAGCCATGGCCCGGGCGAAAAGGCAAGGCGCAATCATTATGCCTGATCAGGGTGAATTTGCTTTGTCACCCCCGAACTCGATCGACTACGCGGTGATGGAACATGCTCCAGAAGTTGCCGTGGTGCCGGTATCTTGTGGCTGGTCTGACGTTGGCAGTTGGGACGCTCTTGCTGATATTTCCAGTACCGACGAAGAGGGCAATGTGTTTTTCGGCGAAACCAACGCGCTCGATTGTTCGGGCACCTTTACAAACGCAGATGGCATGCGGATCAACGCGGTGGGCTTAAGAGATATGATCATCGTTGCAGCGGGCGGTGAGATTTTGATCATGCCGCGTGGGGCATCGCAGCGCGTCAAGGACTTGCTGTCATGA